Proteins encoded together in one Pongo abelii isolate AG06213 chromosome 8, NHGRI_mPonAbe1-v2.0_pri, whole genome shotgun sequence window:
- the THNSL1 gene encoding threonine synthase-like 1 (The RefSeq protein has 1 substitution compared to this genomic sequence), whose product MLHFNRCHHLKKITQKCFSSIHVKTDKHAQQFLSRTFALAELRKSWYSTHSLVGDKNIILMGPPGAGKTTVGRIIGQKLGCCVIDVDDDILEKTWNMSVSEKLQDVGNEQFLEEEGKAVLNFSASGSVISLTGSNPMHDASMWHLKKNGIIVYLDVPLLDLIHRLKLMKTDRIVGQNSGTSVKDLLKFRRQYYKKWYDARVFCESGASPEEVADKVLNAIKRYQDVDSETFISTRHVWPKDGEQKLSAKFFSEAVIEGLASDGGLFVPAKEFPKLSCGEWKSLVGATYIERAQILLERCIHPADIPAARLGEMIETAYGENFACSKIAPVRHLSGNQFILELFHGPTGSFKDLSLQLMPHIFAHCIPPSCNYVILVATSGDTGSAVLNGFSRLNKNDKQRIAVVAFFPENGVSDFQKAQIIGSQRENGWAVGVESDFDFCQTAIKRIFDDSDFTGFLTVEYGTILSSANSINWGRLLPQVVYHASAYLDLISQGFISFGSPVDVCIPTGNFGNILAAVYAKMMGIPIRKFICASNQNHVLTDFIKTGHYDLRERKLAQTFSPSIDILKSSNLERHLHLMANKDGQLMTELFNRLESQHHFQIEKALVEKLQQDFIADWCSEGECLAAINSTYNTSGYILDPHTAVAKVVADRVQDKSCPLIISSTAHYSKFAPAIMQALKIKEINETSSSQLYLLGSYNALPPLHEALLERTKQQEKMEYQVCAADVNVLKSHVEKLIQNQFI is encoded by the coding sequence ATGCTCCACTTTAACCGATGTCATCATCTGAAAAAGATAACACAGAAATGTTTTTCTAGTATACATGTTAAAACGGATAAACATGCACAGCAATTTCTTTCAAGAACCTTTGCACTTGCGGAATTGAGGAAGTCATGGTATTCAACCCACTCTCTTGTTGGAGACAAAAATATTATCCTGATGGGACCtcctggtgctgggaaaacaacaGTAGGCAGAATAATAGGTCAGAAACTAGGTTGTTGTGTCATAGATGTGGATGATGATATCCTTGAAAAAACCTGGAATATGAGTGTGTCTGAAAAATTACAGGATGTTGGTAATGAGCAATTtttagaagaggaaggaaaagctGTGTTAAACTTCTCTGCATCTGGAAGTGTGATTTCCCTTACTGGTTCCAATCCAATGCATGATGCTAGCATGTGGCATctgaagaaaaatggaataattGTATACCTGGATGTACCTCTACTAGATCTAATTCATCGTTTAAAATTAATGAAGACGGATAGGATTGTAGGTCAGAATTCTGGAACATCTGTGAAAGACTTACTTAAATTTAGAAGACAGTATTATAAGAAGTGGTATGATGCTCGTGTTTTCTGTGAAAGTGGGGCTTCCCCAGAGGAGGTAGCTGACAAAGTGCTGAATGCAATTAAAAGATACCAAGATGTGGACTCGGAAACATTCATTTCAACAAGACACGTTTGGCCTAAAGATGGTGAACAGAAGCTTTCAGCAAAATTCTTTAGTGAAGCTGTAATTGAGGGGTTGGCTTCTGATGGTGGACTCTTTGTTCCTGCGAAGGAGTTTCCAAAATTAAGCTGTGGGGAGTGGAAAAGCCTAGTAGGAGCAACCTACATAGAAAGAGCACAGATACTGTTGGAAAGATGTATCCATCCTGCAGACATACCTGCTGCCAGGTTGGGAGAAATGATTGAAACTGCTTATGGGGAAAACTTTGCCTGCTCAAAAATTGCTCCTGTCAGGCACCTTTCAGGCAACCAGTTCATCCTGGAGTTGTTTCATGGACCAACAGGATCATTTAAAGATTTGTCTTTACAGCTTATGCCTCATATTTTTGCACACTGTATCCCACCAAGTTGCAATTATGTGATACTTGTAGCTACTTCAGGAGACACAGGGAGTGCAGTCTTAAATGGTTTTAGTCGTCTTAATAAGAATGATAAGCAAAGGATAGCTGTGGTCGCATTTTTTCCTGAGAATGGAGTAAGTGATTTTCAAAAAGCACAAATAATtggcagtcagagagaaaatgGATGGGCAGTGGGTGTTGAGTCAGATTTTGATTTTTGCCAGAcagctataaaaagaatttttaacgaTTCTGATTTTACTGGCTTTCTTACTGTGGAATATGGAACAATCTTAAGTTCGGCTAACTCCATAAACTGGGGCCGACTACTTCCGCAGGTAGTTTATCATGCTTCCGCATATCTTGATCTTATTAGTCAAGGATTTATTTCTTTTGGAAGCCCAGTCGATGTCTGTATTCCCACAGGAAACTTTGGTAACATTTTAGCAGCAGTGTATGCCAAAATGATGGGAATCCCGATTCGAAAATTTATCTGTGCCTCTAATCAGAACCATGTTTTGACTGATTTTATAAAAACAGGACATTATGATCTAAGGGAAAGAAAATTAGCACAAACCTTTTCGCCGTCGATAGATATTCTCAAATCTTCAAACCTAGAACGACATTTACACTTGATGGCTAATAAAGATGGACAACTAATGACAGAATTATTTAATCGATTAGAAAGTCAGCATCACTTCCAGATAGAAAAGGCTCTAGTTGAGAAACTTCAGCAGGATTTTATAGCTGACTGGTGCTCTGAGGGAGAGTGCCTAGCAGCTATTAACTCCACCTATAATACTTCAGGGTATATTTTGGATCCACACACTGCTGTTGCAAAAGTGGTTGCAGATAGGGTGCAAGACAAAAGTTGCCCTTTGATTATCTCATCTACAGCCCATTACTCAAAGTTTGCACCTGCTATCATGCAGGCTTTAAAGATTAAAGAAATCAATGAGACTTCATCAAGTCAGCTCTATTTACTGGGTTCATACAATGCATTACCTCCACTGCATGAGGCTTTATTAGAGAGAACAAAACAGCAAGAGAAGATGGAGTACCAGGTCTGTGCAGCTGATGTGAATGTCTTGAAGAGTCATGTGGAAAAACTTATCCAAAATCAATTCATATGA